In the genome of Synechococcales cyanobacterium T60_A2020_003, one region contains:
- a CDS encoding phosphoenolpyruvate carboxykinase (ATP), producing MATELHAHQERLNDCRSNDSKTVLNQSACVPPPTGVIPRNFNFPVTITDNLNFCERSRTYGLEQLGMRNLGQVYYNLPVPALVEHALIRGEGQLASNGGLCVETGQYTGRSPADRFIVREASTEHDIDWNKSNVPISEQQFRQLYRRALSYVQGRDLYI from the coding sequence ATGGCTACTGAACTACATGCTCATCAAGAACGATTGAATGATTGTCGCTCTAACGATTCAAAGACTGTGTTAAATCAGTCTGCATGTGTGCCACCCCCTACAGGCGTTATTCCTAGAAATTTCAATTTCCCTGTCACGATAACGGATAACTTGAATTTTTGTGAGCGATCGCGCACCTACGGGCTAGAACAGCTCGGAATGCGAAACCTAGGGCAGGTCTACTACAATCTCCCCGTTCCGGCACTGGTCGAACATGCCCTCATTCGTGGCGAAGGTCAACTGGCCTCCAATGGTGGACTGTGTGTCGAAACCGGGCAGTATACGGGGCGATCGCCTGCCGATCGCTTTATTGTCAGAGAAGCCAGTACAGAGCATGATATTGACTGGAATAAATCGAATGTTCCGATCTCAGAACAGCAGTTTAGGCAACTCTATCGCCGAGCGCTATCCTACGTTCAGGGACGGGATCTCTATATCTT
- the gltB gene encoding glutamate synthase large subunit → MNSNQLPPKQGLYDPQFEHDACGVGFIVHMKGIASHDIVESGLTILQNLEHRGACGAEANTGDGAGILLQVPDTFLRKVAAVEGITLPPKGQYGVGMIYASPDPAQREQSRRLFEQVAHEFGQAVLGWRDVPTDNSLLGETAKASEPFMQQVFIQRSPDLEDDLAFERKLYVIRKHSYVLIRKEGKVDPWWYPASISCRTMVYKGMLMTMQVGEYYPELHDPDMESALALVHSRFSTNTFPSWERSHPYRYIAHNGEINTLRGNINWMHARQSLFESDLFGDDLQKAQPVINIDGSDSSIFDNALELLTLAGRSLPHAVMMMIPEPWTAHESMSPEKKAFYEYHSCLMEPWDGPASIAFTDGTMMGAVLDRNGLRPSRYYVTKDDLVIMASEAGVLPIEPERVAAKGRLQPGRMFLVDMEQGRIVADEEIKSQIATAQPYREWLDQHLVDLAQLQDGEGLQRVEPGRLIQRQTAFGYTFEDLRLLLTPMARDGVEAIGSMGTDTPLAVLSDRPKLLYDYFQQLFAQVTNPPIDSIREEIITSAETTIGSERNLLKPEPESCHLIKLKTPILTNEELAKLKAVNEDGFKSITIPILFNPKEGVDSVERVMAEIFAKADQAIADGVSILILSDRGIDYDHAAIPALLAISGLHHHLIRSGTRTRVGLVLESGEPREVHHYATLIGYGCGAINPYLAFETLDDMIQQRLLVNVDYPTACKNYIKSATKGVIKVASKIGISTLQSYRGAQIFEAIGLNQSVIDQYFTWTASRIAGVDLNVIVEEAVLRHHHAFPDREVNGRNLDVGGEYQWRKEGEAHLFSPETIHSLQRAVRENNYDLFKRYASLVNEQNQKFFTLRGLLQFKERQPIPIEEVEPIEAVMARFKTGAMSYGSISKEAHETLAIAMNRIGGKSNTGEGSEDPERYTWTNEHGDSKNSAIKQVASGRFGVTSLYLTQAREIQIKMAQGAKPGEGGQLPGKKVYPWIAKVRHSTPGVGLISPPPHHDIYSIEDLAELIHDLKNANRSARISVKLVSEVGVGTIAAGVAKAHADVVLISGFDGGTGASPQTSIKHAGLPWELGLAETHQTLVLNNLRSRIAVETDGQMKTGRDVVVAALLGAEEFGFSTAPLVSMGCIMMRVCHLNTCPAGIATQDPQLRESFVGEPEHVVNFMTFLAQEVRELMAQLGFRTLNEMIGRTDVLEPKQAIAHWKAKGIDLSKILYQPEVSPEIGRYCQIPQDHGLEKSLDMTILLDLCQPAIERGESVKATVPIKNINRAVGTILGNELTKRHWHGLPEDTVHLHFQGSAGQSFGAFVPKGVTMELEGDTNDYFGKGLSGGKLILYPPKESTFVPEENIIAGNVALYGATSGEVYIRGIAGERFCVRNSGVNAVVEGVGDHGCEYMTGGKVAVLGATGRNFAAGMSGGVAYVLDEQGDFANHCNCQMVDLESLDDPEEIAELHQMVQNHAKYTNSQRAIAILDHWDAMIPKFVRVMPRDYKRVIQALKNALASGLSGDEALNVAFEENARDVARVGGS, encoded by the coding sequence ATGAACAGCAATCAACTGCCACCCAAACAAGGACTGTACGACCCGCAATTTGAGCACGATGCGTGTGGGGTCGGATTTATTGTCCATATGAAAGGGATTGCATCCCATGACATTGTGGAAAGTGGTCTAACCATTCTCCAAAACCTGGAACACCGGGGGGCATGCGGTGCTGAAGCCAACACCGGGGACGGTGCTGGGATTTTGCTACAGGTTCCTGATACGTTTCTGCGTAAAGTGGCTGCCGTCGAAGGGATCACGCTGCCGCCGAAGGGGCAATACGGTGTTGGCATGATCTACGCTTCACCCGATCCGGCTCAGCGGGAACAAAGTCGCCGCCTGTTTGAACAGGTTGCCCACGAGTTTGGTCAGGCCGTGCTGGGTTGGCGAGATGTTCCCACCGACAATAGTTTGCTTGGTGAAACGGCAAAGGCTAGTGAACCCTTTATGCAGCAAGTCTTTATCCAGCGATCGCCCGATCTGGAAGACGATCTCGCTTTTGAGCGAAAACTCTACGTCATTCGTAAACACTCCTACGTCCTGATCCGCAAAGAGGGCAAGGTCGATCCGTGGTGGTATCCGGCCAGCATTTCCTGCCGCACGATGGTCTACAAAGGGATGCTGATGACGATGCAGGTGGGTGAGTATTATCCCGAACTGCACGATCCTGACATGGAGAGTGCGTTGGCGTTGGTTCACTCCCGCTTTAGCACCAACACCTTCCCCAGTTGGGAGCGATCGCACCCCTATCGCTACATTGCCCACAATGGCGAGATTAATACCCTGCGCGGCAACATCAACTGGATGCACGCTCGTCAGTCACTCTTTGAGTCCGATCTCTTTGGGGACGATCTCCAGAAGGCGCAACCTGTCATCAACATTGACGGCAGCGACTCCAGCATTTTCGATAATGCCTTAGAACTGTTGACCCTAGCAGGGCGATCGCTCCCCCATGCGGTGATGATGATGATTCCTGAACCCTGGACCGCCCATGAGTCTATGAGTCCAGAGAAAAAGGCATTCTACGAGTATCACTCCTGTCTGATGGAACCGTGGGATGGCCCTGCATCCATTGCCTTCACCGATGGCACGATGATGGGAGCCGTGCTCGATCGCAATGGTCTGCGTCCCTCTCGCTATTACGTCACCAAAGATGACCTCGTAATCATGGCATCGGAAGCAGGCGTGTTGCCCATTGAACCGGAACGGGTTGCCGCTAAAGGTCGCCTACAGCCCGGACGCATGTTCCTGGTAGACATGGAGCAGGGACGTATCGTTGCCGACGAAGAGATCAAGTCTCAAATTGCCACAGCCCAGCCCTATCGCGAATGGCTGGATCAGCACTTGGTGGATCTCGCCCAACTTCAGGATGGGGAAGGACTTCAGAGGGTTGAGCCTGGGCGTTTGATTCAGCGTCAAACCGCGTTTGGATACACGTTTGAGGATCTACGTCTGTTGCTAACGCCGATGGCGCGAGATGGCGTTGAGGCGATTGGCTCGATGGGAACAGATACACCCCTAGCGGTGCTTTCCGATCGCCCCAAACTGCTATACGACTATTTCCAACAGCTCTTTGCCCAGGTTACTAATCCTCCCATTGACTCCATCCGGGAGGAGATTATTACCTCAGCGGAAACCACGATTGGTTCAGAGCGTAACCTGTTGAAACCTGAACCGGAAAGCTGCCACCTGATCAAGCTGAAAACACCGATTCTGACCAATGAGGAATTGGCAAAGCTCAAGGCCGTTAACGAAGATGGGTTTAAGTCCATTACGATTCCAATTCTGTTTAACCCCAAAGAGGGAGTAGACAGCGTTGAGCGAGTCATGGCGGAGATCTTTGCGAAGGCGGATCAAGCGATCGCCGATGGAGTTAGTATTCTGATTCTGAGCGATCGCGGCATTGACTACGATCATGCCGCGATTCCAGCCCTTCTCGCCATTTCGGGTCTGCACCATCACCTGATTCGCAGCGGTACCCGCACCCGGGTTGGGTTGGTTTTGGAATCGGGCGAACCTCGTGAAGTCCACCACTACGCTACCCTCATCGGCTATGGCTGCGGTGCGATCAATCCCTACCTCGCCTTTGAAACCTTAGATGACATGATCCAGCAACGCTTGTTGGTGAACGTAGACTATCCCACAGCCTGCAAAAACTATATCAAATCTGCGACTAAGGGCGTGATTAAGGTTGCATCGAAGATTGGGATCTCGACGCTGCAAAGCTATCGTGGCGCACAGATCTTTGAGGCGATCGGCCTAAATCAATCCGTCATCGATCAATATTTCACCTGGACGGCCTCTCGGATTGCGGGCGTTGACCTAAATGTGATTGTTGAAGAGGCGGTGCTACGTCATCATCACGCTTTCCCAGATCGCGAAGTCAATGGACGCAACCTAGATGTGGGGGGCGAATACCAGTGGCGGAAGGAAGGAGAAGCCCATCTCTTTAGCCCGGAAACTATCCACTCGTTGCAACGCGCCGTGCGCGAGAATAACTATGATCTCTTTAAGCGGTACGCCAGCTTAGTCAACGAACAGAATCAAAAGTTCTTCACCCTACGCGGATTGCTCCAGTTCAAGGAACGGCAGCCTATCCCCATTGAGGAAGTCGAACCGATCGAAGCAGTCATGGCTCGGTTTAAGACGGGTGCCATGAGCTACGGTTCCATCTCGAAAGAGGCACATGAGACACTGGCGATCGCCATGAATCGGATTGGTGGCAAATCCAATACGGGCGAGGGCAGCGAAGATCCTGAACGGTATACCTGGACGAACGAACACGGAGACTCGAAAAATAGCGCCATTAAACAGGTGGCATCCGGTCGCTTTGGCGTGACCAGTCTCTATCTCACCCAGGCACGAGAGATCCAGATCAAAATGGCTCAGGGTGCAAAACCTGGAGAGGGCGGACAGCTTCCTGGAAAGAAAGTCTATCCCTGGATTGCCAAGGTACGCCACTCTACCCCCGGTGTGGGTCTAATCTCACCCCCACCCCACCACGACATCTATTCCATCGAAGACCTTGCGGAACTGATCCACGACCTCAAGAACGCCAACCGCAGCGCTCGGATCAGCGTCAAACTGGTTTCTGAGGTGGGGGTCGGTACGATCGCCGCGGGTGTAGCCAAAGCCCATGCTGACGTCGTGCTGATCTCCGGCTTTGATGGTGGGACGGGAGCCTCGCCCCAAACCTCGATCAAACACGCTGGATTACCGTGGGAATTGGGACTGGCGGAGACTCATCAAACGCTGGTATTGAACAACCTTCGCTCTCGGATTGCTGTCGAAACGGATGGTCAGATGAAGACCGGACGGGATGTAGTAGTTGCCGCTCTCCTGGGCGCTGAAGAATTTGGCTTCTCTACGGCTCCCCTAGTGTCGATGGGCTGCATCATGATGCGGGTTTGCCATCTCAACACCTGTCCTGCCGGAATTGCCACCCAAGATCCTCAGCTACGCGAGAGCTTTGTTGGTGAGCCAGAGCATGTTGTCAACTTTATGACCTTCCTGGCCCAGGAAGTGCGAGAGCTAATGGCTCAGCTTGGCTTCCGCACCCTGAATGAAATGATCGGTCGTACCGATGTGCTGGAACCGAAACAGGCGATCGCCCACTGGAAAGCCAAAGGCATCGATCTCTCTAAGATTCTTTACCAGCCAGAGGTGAGTCCAGAGATCGGTCGCTATTGCCAGATCCCTCAGGATCATGGTCTAGAAAAGTCCTTGGACATGACCATTCTGCTGGATCTCTGTCAGCCTGCCATTGAACGCGGTGAATCCGTCAAGGCCACGGTTCCTATCAAGAATATTAATCGAGCGGTGGGAACGATCCTGGGCAACGAACTCACCAAACGCCATTGGCACGGACTCCCCGAAGATACCGTCCATCTCCACTTCCAGGGCAGTGCTGGACAAAGCTTTGGAGCCTTTGTGCCCAAGGGAGTCACGATGGAACTGGAAGGGGACACCAACGACTATTTCGGTAAAGGACTCAGCGGCGGCAAACTAATCCTTTATCCCCCGAAAGAATCCACCTTTGTCCCTGAAGAGAACATCATTGCGGGCAACGTCGCTCTCTATGGCGCAACCTCTGGCGAAGTCTACATTCGCGGTATCGCCGGAGAACGCTTCTGTGTTCGCAACTCTGGCGTAAATGCCGTGGTGGAAGGCGTAGGCGACCACGGTTGTGAATATATGACGGGGGGTAAAGTGGCTGTTCTAGGCGCAACTGGACGGAACTTTGCAGCAGGGATGAGTGGCGGTGTCGCGTACGTTCTAGACGAGCAAGGAGACTTCGCAAACCACTGTAACTGTCAAATGGTGGATCTAGAAAGCCTCGATGATCCCGAAGAGATTGCCGAACTCCACCAGATGGTCCAAAACCATGCCAAGTACACCAACAGCCAACGGGCGATCGCCATTTTGGACCACTGGGATGCCATGATTCCTAAGTTTGTGCGGGTGATGCCGAGGGACTACAAACGAGTGATTCAAGCGCTCAAGAATGCCCTGGCATCGGGGCTAAGCGGCGACGAAGCCCTCAATGTCGCCTTCGAAGAAAACGCCCGCGATGTTGCCCGCGTTGGCGGCAGCTAA
- the gltD gene encoding glutamate synthase small subunit, whose product MGKPTGFIEYLRELPLEVNPGDRVGNWDEFHLSMPEEKLQIQGARCMDCGTPFCHTGHIISGMASGCPINNLIPEWNDLVYRGLWEEALDRLHKTNNFPEFTGRVCPAPCEGACVLGIHNPPITIKNIEYSIAEKGWDEGWITSHPPEKRTGKRVAVVGSGPAGLCAAAQLNTAGHWVTVFERADRPGGLLMYGIPNMKLDKEKVVLRRLALLEEEGVKFICNTEVGNDLPVETLLNDFDAVVLCTGSTRPRDLPIEGRDLKGIHFAMEFLTGNTKALLDHHKNGSFISAAGKDVVIIGGGDTGTDCVGTSIRHGCNSVVQVEIMPKPPEVRAANNPWPEYPKIYRMDYGQEEAAARFGSDPRGYLTTATQFEGDESGHVKAVHTVEVQWDRDDSGRFIPNPIPGTEKVLPAQLVLLAMGFLGPEQPLLDALGVEKDARSNIKADEGSYTTSIPGVFAAGDCRRGQSLVVWAFNEGRGAARECDRYLMGSTDLP is encoded by the coding sequence ATGGGAAAACCAACTGGCTTTATTGAATATCTCCGCGAACTGCCCTTAGAAGTCAACCCGGGCGATCGCGTTGGCAACTGGGACGAGTTCCACCTTTCCATGCCCGAAGAGAAACTCCAGATTCAGGGCGCACGCTGCATGGACTGCGGCACCCCCTTCTGCCATACCGGACATATTATCAGTGGCATGGCGAGTGGTTGTCCCATTAACAACCTGATTCCAGAATGGAATGATCTTGTCTATCGGGGACTCTGGGAAGAAGCCCTCGATCGCCTCCACAAAACCAACAACTTCCCCGAATTTACTGGGCGGGTTTGTCCGGCTCCCTGTGAAGGCGCTTGTGTTTTGGGTATTCATAACCCGCCTATCACGATCAAAAATATTGAATATTCCATTGCCGAAAAAGGCTGGGATGAAGGCTGGATCACCTCTCATCCCCCCGAAAAACGGACAGGAAAGAGAGTCGCGGTGGTGGGATCTGGGCCAGCGGGATTGTGCGCGGCTGCCCAGTTGAACACTGCCGGACACTGGGTTACGGTCTTTGAACGCGCCGATCGCCCCGGTGGACTGCTGATGTACGGCATTCCCAACATGAAACTCGATAAAGAGAAAGTCGTTCTCCGTCGGCTGGCTCTCTTAGAAGAGGAAGGCGTGAAGTTCATCTGCAATACCGAAGTGGGCAACGATCTGCCCGTGGAAACCTTGCTCAACGACTTTGATGCCGTCGTGCTGTGTACGGGTTCAACCCGCCCCAGAGATCTCCCCATTGAAGGCCGCGATCTCAAAGGCATCCACTTTGCCATGGAGTTCCTGACCGGAAATACAAAAGCATTGTTGGATCACCATAAAAACGGCAGCTTCATCTCGGCAGCAGGCAAAGATGTCGTGATCATCGGCGGCGGCGATACAGGCACCGACTGTGTGGGAACCTCAATTCGTCACGGATGCAACAGCGTCGTACAAGTCGAGATCATGCCCAAACCCCCAGAGGTGCGAGCCGCCAATAATCCCTGGCCGGAATATCCCAAAATCTACCGCATGGACTACGGCCAAGAAGAAGCTGCCGCCCGGTTTGGCAGCGATCCGAGGGGCTATCTCACCACTGCCACCCAGTTTGAAGGGGATGAAAGCGGTCATGTCAAAGCGGTTCACACCGTTGAAGTCCAATGGGATCGGGACGACAGTGGACGCTTCATTCCGAACCCCATTCCGGGAACGGAAAAGGTACTACCGGCTCAGCTAGTCCTCTTGGCAATGGGTTTCCTAGGGCCAGAACAACCGTTGCTCGATGCCTTGGGTGTTGAAAAAGATGCCCGCAGCAACATCAAAGCCGACGAGGGCAGCTACACCACCAGCATTCCCGGTGTCTTTGCCGCAGGGGATTGTCGTCGGGGACAAAGTCTGGTGGTGTGGGCCTTTAACGAGGGTCGTGGTGCTGCACGAGAGTGCGATCGCTACCTCATGGGCAGTACCGATCTGCCCTAG